A single window of Aquarana catesbeiana isolate 2022-GZ linkage group LG10, ASM4218655v1, whole genome shotgun sequence DNA harbors:
- the TIMM8B gene encoding mitochondrial import inner membrane translocase subunit Tim8 B gives MADFDSEIDLSGLGASASDKADLQRMLAVEQQKAQFTAQVHTFMDVCWDKCMDRPSNKLDSRTESCLVNCVDRFIDTTLSITNRFSQIVQKGTH, from the exons ATGGCGGACTTTGATTCTGAAATTGACCTGTCCGGTCTGGGCGCCAGCGCCTCGGATAAGGCGGACCTGCAGAGGATGCTGGCGGTGGAGCAGCAGAAGGCTCAGTTTACGGCTCAG GTGCACACCTTTATGGATGTCTGCTGGGATAAATGTATGGACAGACCTAGCAACAAGCTGGACTCAAGAACTGAGAGTTGCTTAGTGAACTGCGTGGACCGATTTATTGACACAACCCTTTCCATCACCAATCGCTTTTCTCAGATTGTTCAGAAAGGGACACACTGA